Proteins from a genomic interval of Sparus aurata chromosome 21, fSpaAur1.1, whole genome shotgun sequence:
- the chd8 gene encoding chromodomain-helicase-DNA-binding protein 8 isoform X1, with amino-acid sequence MADPIMDLFEDTPLFNLDALPDDSFSQGSSDPVEEALKLALGQVDPPAEPELTANAGLTVPVAAPAIPDPAPVQIPTQQPVQVVAAQTVSIPAAPTVASAPVETVPQIQAQTTIPIVSNTSVVTSSTVLLSSPLSVSSSPVTTTATTQLAQITHQLTPQQLAAITQQAGGKIVILKGPQGQAQVLQTVTGATGQASGKVIRVLSGTPLKPGMSILQGGTVLNQASPGQAQVKVGAAGVQRLLQSTNGPVKQMLLTSVPQQAQGQTVQVQMAQGQTQVQVQSQAAQIQGQVQLQPAMQAQTQGGEAKRITLVLQQPSQAASAAQAGQAQQQVTQIQQVQTAQGGQQQTQAPTRLVLGQLPGGKLVLQGSQLAALTQARAGGQAGGQPKVLTIQLQVQQQPNQQGGVKYQLVSGAGNSGSPQVLQISQGQGGQRVAVPLKMLLQPQTSSASSAGGTVSVVKVINTSAAGPSTTTTTSPSQAIRITKAPGEPASVRRVEILCKQEKANRIVAEAIARAKARGEKNLPRVLNQDELPSTQTSPESGGTVTVVSAAKKKSSGGGSKKKSPVAGGTTPKPAGGADKKGKVKTPGGTTGVAGCTVIPGAGNKSKSKTKTNTITLVGAKKRKRNASSDHSDGELSPASPAALEDDLITKRRSNRVVKRKKYTEDLDIKITDDEDEQEDVDVTTTAAAVASISGGTAALLKQEMELDVDGQPSMQFFVENPSEEDAAIVDKVLSMRLTKKELPGGQYTTVEEFFVKYKNYSYLHCEWASLEQLEKDKRIHQKIKRFKTKHAQMRHLFQEDEESFNPDYVEVDRILDVSHSVDKDNGEPVIYYLVKWCSLPYEDATWELKEDVDEGKVEEFSKIQDRQPRLKRTTRPSANSWKKLEEFREYKNGNTLREYQLEGVNWLLFNWYNRQNCILADEMGLGKTIQSITLLSEIYNAGIQGPFLVIAPLSTITNWEREFSTWTNMNAIVYHGSLASRQMIQQYEMYCKDEKEHLIPGAYKFDALITTFEMILSDCPELREISWRCVIIDEAHRLKNRNCKLLDSLKMLDLEHKVLLTGTPLQNTVEELFSLLHFLEPAQFPSETEFLRDFGDLKTEEQVQKLQAILKPMMLRRLKEDVEKNLAPKQETIIEVELTDVQKKYYRAILERNFSFLSLGANSNSNVPNLLNTMMELRKCCNHPYLINGAEEKIVAELREVYDPLAPDFHLQALIRSAGKLVLLDKLLPRLKAGGHKVLIFSQMVRCLDILEDYLINKRYLFERIDGRVRGNLRQAAIDRFSKPDSDRFVFLLCTRAGGLGINLTAADTCVIFDSDWNPQNDLQAQARCHRIGQSKAVKVYRLITRNSYEREMLDKASLKLGLDRAVLQSMSGNKDSNVNGQIQQFSKKEIEDLLRKGAYAAIMDENDEGSRFCEEDIDQILQRRATTITIESEGKGSTFSKASFVASENRNDIALDDPEFWQKWAKKADIDMDSINRKNTLVIDTPRVRKQTRQYSSLRGEGGDLSDLDSDEEYPPANSRQSRASRRSDRHSGGGYGRTDCFRVEKHLLVYGWGRWRDILSHARCKRRLSERDVETICRVILVFCLLHYRGDENIKSFIWELITPPENGREPQTLLNHSGLSIPVPRGRKGKRVKAQSTFDVQKVEWIRKYNPDTLLLDDSYRKHLKHQCNKVLLRVRMLYYLKQEVIGEHADSVLKGADIRDVDIWMPEMEQQEVPAGWWDAEADRSLLAGVYKHGYEMYTTMRADPCLCFLERAGRPDDKAIDAEQHTGDAELGDDADYDKYSEDPEFKPASRHAKDLFEEPDSMNVDDEISVEDKAGPVLTETLSSQSGASNWPSSSSLTARLRRLITAYQRSYRQEQLKIEAEAKGDRRRRRCEQASKLKEIARQERQQRWTRREECDFYRVVSTFGVEKIKKEQGLPEGGDPDYDWNRFRTFARLDKKTDESLSRYFRSFVAMCRRVCHLRPGRGEDPSELSQTVAPITEERASRTLYRISLLRRLRERVLPHPSLEERLPLAPTSSELPAWWNIPDHDRQLMLGASLHGVSRTELSIFADPQFTFNQAREEFIQNQQAQPPPPPIQAPLIVPLSHPKTEEDMPSVKEEGADEEARLLGGQITADLQSTPLSHHDGKVRGPGWSLKRSRGKVGKSGGGRKGEGGSDSDSDSDSGSSSSERSGSSDDSGESEEETEGAGMKLCDVDDNSLLSMTPSQDGIPPPDPLRVDWPKDRVLINRLDSLCNLVLTSQWPSGRRYVPEAQLNPSSELVGDEMAYTRVIRKPSATPGGPGAEGDDGEFTVKLLKEEGLKLTFSKQALMPNGSAGESSSRKRRKDQELSDPDGLHDPLERTPRRRDPPTWLKENPDYEVEGDMLELLVNRSKRKRRRRADKALTGSEKVKVINMRTGKKVGAAFCPMLQDLREYLEENPDSAVAPDWAETVRKSGFLPETLFHRLLTEHSEIPKKSRRRHHHHHHHHHTPDPIPEDPNLDGVEEETLVSDGAYMMDEEDLESSHHFLTSPDFDVKMEGGDSLSQGDYDSSDQEALLDDVIIAQKDSDSSSSSED; translated from the exons ATGGCAGACCCCATCATGGACCTCTTTGAGGACACACCTCTGTTTAACCTGGATGCCCTACCAGACGATTCCTTCTCTCAGGGATCATCGGACCCGGTGGAGGAGGCCCTTAAGCTGGCGTTGGGCCAGGTAGACCCACCAGCCGAGCCTGAGCTCACGGCCAACGCAGGCCTCACCGTTCCTGTAGCAGCTCCCGCCATCCCAGACCCTGCCCCCGTTCAAATCcccacacagcagcctgttcaaGTGGTGGCTGCTCAGACTGTTTCCATACCTGCAGCTCCTACTGTAGCCTCAGCCCCTGTTGAAACTGTACCTCAGATCCAGGCCCAGACAACCATACCTATTGTCAGCAACACCAGCGTGGTCACCAGTAGCACTGTCCTGCTGAGCTCACCTCTGTCTGTTTCCAGCTCTCCAgtcaccaccactgccaccacGCAGCTCGCACAGATAACTCACCAGCTCACTCCACAGCAGTTGGCTGCAATCACGCAGCAGGCTGGTGGTAAAATTGTCATTCTAAAAGGGCCCCAGGGTCAGGCTCAGGTGCTGCAGACTGTAACTGGGGCTACAGGTCAGGCAAGCGGAAAGGTCATCCGAGTGTTGTCTGGGACTCCTCTTAAACCTGGCATGTCTATACTGCAGGGGGGGACAGTTTTGAACCAGGCAAGCCCAGGACAAGCTCAAGTCAAGGTGGGTGCTGCAGGGGTGCAGAGGCTGCTGCAGTCTACTAATGGGCCAGTGAAACAGATGCTGCTGACCTCCGTGCCCCAGCAGGCACAAGGCCAAACTGTTCAGGTGCAGATGGCTCAAGGCCAGACTCAAGTCCAAGTCCAGTCCCAGGCAGCTCAGATCCAGGGCCAAGTGCAGCTACAGCCAGCCATGCAGGCCCAAACACAG GGTGGTGAAGCAAAGCGGATCACCCTGGTTCTCCAACAGCCCTCCCAGGCAGCCTCTGCTGCGCAAGCGGGTCAAGCCCAGCAGCAGGTCACACAAATCCAGCAGGTTCAGACAGCCCAAGGGGGGCAGCAACAGACCCAGGCCCCAACTAGACTGGTGCTGGGTCAGCTCCCTGGGGGTAAACTGGTGCTCCAAGGTAGTCAGCTAGCAGCCCTGACCCAGGCTCGGGCTGGAGGCCAGGCTGGAGGGCAGCCCAAAGTCCTCACTATTCAGCTGCAGGTGCAGCAACAGCCCAACCAACAAGGAGGAGTTAAG TATCAGCTGGTCTCAGGAGCTGGAAATTCTGGCAGCCCACAGGTGTTGCAGATTTCGCAGGGCCAAGGAGGACAGAGAGTTGCGGTGCCACTCAAAATGCTTCTGCAGCCACAG ACAAGCTCAGCATCCTCAGCTGGTGGCACAGTCTCTGTGGTGAAGGTCATCAACACGTCAGCAGCCGGCCCCTCCACCACAACTACCACCTCTCCGTCCCAGGCCATCCGCATAACTAAGGCCCCTGGTGAGCCTGCCTCTGTGCGACGAGTGGAGATCCTGTGTAAGCAGGAGAAAGCAAACCGTATTGTGGCTGAAGCAATTGCCCGGGCCAAAGCACGTGGTGAGAAGAACCTGCCCAGAGTCCTGAACCAGGATGAACTTCCAAGCACACAAACCTCTCCGGAATCAGGGGGCACTGTAACCGTGGTGTCTGCTGCGAAGAAAAAGAGCAGCGGAGGAGGAAGCAAGAAGAAAAGTCCTGTAGCTGGAGGAACGACGCCCAAACCTGCAGGAGGGGCtgacaaaaaaggaaaagtgaaGACACCAGGAGGAACAACTGGGGTGGCTGGATGCACAGTAATCCCTGGAGCTGGGAACAAGAGCAAAAGCAAGACCAAGACAAA CACTATTACTCTAGTAggagcaaagaaaagaaaaaggaatgcGTCCTCTGATCACTCTGATGGGGAGTTGAGTCCTGCCTCACCTGCTGCGCTGGAGGATGACTTGATTACG AAGAGGCGCTCCAATCGTGTGGTGAAAAGGAAGAAGTACACTGAGGACCTTGATATCAAGATAACGGATGATGAAGATGAGCAGGAAGATGTAGATGTTACTACAACCGCAGCAGCTGTGGCCTCCATCAGTGGCGGgacagcagcactgctcaaACAGGAAATGGAGCTGGATGTGGATGGACAACCCAGCATGCAGTTCTTTGTG gaaaatccAAGTGAGGAAGATGCTGCCATTGTAGACAAAGTGCTGTCTATGAGGTTAACGAAGAAGGAA TTGCCTGGGGGCCAATACACCACTGTTGAGGAGTTCTTTGTCAAATACAAGAACTA TTCATACTTGCACTGTGAGTGGGCCAGTTtggagcagctggagaaagATAAGAGGATCCATCAAAAGATCAAGAGGTTCAAGACCAAACACGCGCAGATGAGGCACCTCTTTCAGGAG GATGAAGAGTCTTTTAACCCAGACTATGTAGAGGTTGACAGAATCCTGGATGTTTCCCACAGTGTGGACAAGGATAATGGCGAG CCCGTTATATACTACTTGGTGAAGTGGTGCTCTCTTCCTTATGAAGACGCCACTTGGGAACTGAAGGAGGATGTTGACGAGGGCAAGGTCGAAGAGTTCAGCAAAATCCAAGACCGACAACCTCGCCTGAAGAGAACG ACACGACCATCTGCCAATTCATGGAAGAAGTTGGAGGAGTTCAGAGAGTACAAGAATGGCAACACGCTCAGAGAGTATCAGCTGGAAGGAGTTAATTGGTTACTCTTCAACTGGTACAACAG GCAGAACTGCATCCTGGCAGATGAGATGGGTCTGGGGAAGACCATCCAGTCGATCACGCTGCTGTCCGAGATCTATAATGCTGGCATCCAAGGCCCTTTCCTGGTCATTGCCCCCCTCTCCACCATCACCAACTGGGAGAGGGAGTTCTCCACATGGACCAACATGAACGCCATCGTCTACCACGGCAGCCTGGCCAGCCGACAGATGATCCAGCAGTATGAGATGTACTGCAAGGACGAGAAG GAGCACTTGATTCCAGGAGCGTACAAGTTTGACGCTCTCATCACAACCTTTGAGATGATTTTATCTGACTGCCCGGAGCTGAGGGAGATCTCCTGGCGTTGTGTGATTATCGATGAGGCTCACCGCCTTAAGAATCGCAACTGCAAGCTGTTGGACAGCTTGAAGATGTTGGATCTG GAACACAAGGTGTTGTTGACTGGCACTCCTCTGCAGAACACTGTGGAGGAACTCTTCAGTCTTCTTCATTTCCTGGAGCCTGCTCAGTTCCCCTCTGAGACTGAATTCCTCAGAGACTTTGGAGATCTCAAAACCGAGGAACAG GTTCAGAAGCTGCAGGCCATCTTGAAACCCATGATGTTACGAAGGCTCAAAGAAGATGTTGAGAAGAACTTGGCACCCAAACAGGAGACTATCATTGAG GTTGAGTTGACGGATGTCCAGAAGAAGTATTACCGAGCCATCCTGGAGAGGAACTTCAGCTTCCTCAGTTTAGGGGCAAACAGTAACAGCAACGTCCCCAACCTGCTCAACACTATGATGGAGCTACGAAAGTGCTGCAACCACCCCTACCTCATCAATG GCGCGGAGGAGAAGATCGTAGCGGAGTTGAGGGAGGTGTATGACCCCCTGGCTCCCGACTTCCATTTGCAGGCCCTGATTCGGTCGGCCGGCAAGCTGGTGCTACTGGACAAGCTGCTGCCTCGCCTCAAGGCTGGCGGCCACAAAGTGCTCATCTTCTCCCAGATGGTGCGCTGCTTGGACATTCTGGAGGACTACCTCATCAACAAGAG atacCTTTTTGAGCGAATCGATGGCAGAGTGCGTGGGAACTTACGTCAGGCTGCCATCGATCGCTTCAGTAAGCCTGACTCAGACCGCTTTGTCTTCCTGCTGTGTACCCGTGCTGGCGGCCTGGGTATTAACCTCACTGCTGCTGACACCTGTGTTATATTTGACTCTGACTGGAACCCTCAGAATGACCTGCAG GCCCAAGCACGGTGCCATCGTATTGGACAGTCTAAGGCTGTCAAGGTCTACCGTCTGATCACTAGGAACTCTTATGAGAGGGAGATGCTGGACAAGGCAAGTCTGAAGCTCGGCCTGGACCGTGCCGTGCTGCAGAGCATGAGTGGAAACAAAGACAGCAACGTCAACGGG CAGATTCAGCAGTTCTCCAAGAAGGAGATTGAGGACCTGCTGAGGAAGGGAGCGTACGCTGCCATCATGGATGAGAATGATGAAGGCAGTCGCTTCTGTGAGGAGGACATCGACCAGATCCTTCAACGAAGAGCCACCACCATCACAATTGAGAGCGAGGGCAAGGGCTCCACATTCTCCAAGGCCAGCTTTGTGGCCTCTGAGAACCGCAATGACATCGCCCTCGATGACCCTGAATTCTGGCAGAAGTGGGCCAAAAAAGCCGACATAGACATGGACTCCATCAACAGAAAG AACACACTTGTGATCGACACTCCCAGAGTCCGTAAGCAGACCCGTCAGTACTCCAGTTTACGAGGTGAAGGTGGGGACCTGTCTGACCTGGACAGCGACGAAGAGTATCCACCTGCCAATTCCAGACAGTCACGTGCCTCCAGACGCTCCGACCGCCACAGTGGAGGAGGTTACGGCCGCACTGACTGTTTCAGGGTGGAGAAACACCTGCTCGTTTATGG ttGGGGTCGCTGGAGGGACATCTTGTCTCATGCCAGATGTAAGCGTCGTCTGAGTGAACGTGATGTGGAGACGATCTGCCGCGTCattcttgtgttttgtctgctccACTACCGTGGAGATGAGAACATCAAGAGTTTCATCTGGGAGCTCATCACACCGCCGGAGAACGGGCGTGAACCCCAAACACTACTCAACCACTCTG GTCTATCTATCCCTGTTCCAAGAGGCAGGAAGGGTAAGAGGGTAAAAGCCCAGAGCACATTTGACGTTCAGAAGGTGGAGTGGATTCGCAAGTACAACCCTGACACCCTGCTCCTGGATGACAGCTACCGTAAACACCTCAAGCACCAGTGCAACAA GGTGTTGCTGAGGGTGCGGATGCTCTACTACCTGAAGCAGGAGGTGATTGGCGAACATGCCGACTCTGTCCTGAAAGGCGCAGACATCAG GGACGTTGATATCTGGATGCCGGAGATGGAGCAACAGGAGGTACCTGCAGGATGGTGGGATGCTGAGGCAGACCGCTCACTGCTTGCTGGTGTATACAAACATG GTTATGAGATGTACACCACCATGCGTGCTGATCCCTGTCTCTGCTTCCTGGAGAGAGCTGGTCGTCCTGATGACAAGGCCATTGATGCTGAGCAGCACACTGGTGACGCCGAGCTGGGAGACGA TGCTGACTATGATAAGTACTCGGAGGACCCAGAGTTCAAGCCTGCTTCAAGACACGCCAAAGATCTTTTTGAGGAG CCTGACTCCATGAACGTGGATGATGAGATTTCTGTTGAAGACAAGGCGGGGCCAGTGCTCACAGAAACCTTATCTAGCCAGAGTGGTGCGTCCAACTGGCCCTCCAGCTCATCACTAACAGCGCGATTGCGGCGGCTGATCACAGCTTACCAACGCAGCTACAGGCAGGAGCAGCTGAAGATTGAAGCTGAGGCAAAGGGTGACCGCAGGCGCAGGCGTTGCGAACAGGCCAGTAAGCTGAAGGAGATTGCACGACAGGAGCGTCAGCAGAG GTGGACACGTAGAGAAGAGTGCGACTTCTACCGTGTGGTGTCCACTTTTGgtgtggaaaaaataaaaaaggagcaAGGTCTTCCTGAGGGCGGAGACCCAGATTATGACTGGAACCGCTTCCGTACTTTCGCTCGTCTGGATAAAAAAACGGATGAGAGCCTCAGTCGATACTTCCGCTCTTTTGTTGCCATGTGCCGGAGAGTTTGCCACCTGCGGCCAGGCCGTGGTGAAG ATCCATCAGAGCTTTCTCAGACTGTGGCCCCCATCACTGAGGAGCGAGCTTCTCGTACTCTATACCGTATCAGCCTCCTGCGTCGCCTCCGTGAGAGAGTCCTGCCCCACCCCTCCCTAGAGGAGCGTCTGCCACTGGCTCCAACCAGCTCCGAGCTCCCCGCTTGGTGGAATATCCCAGACCACGATCGTCAGCTAATGCTGGGCGCTTCACTGCACGGTGTCAGCCGCACCGAGCTCTCCATCTTCGCAGATCCTCAGTTCACCTTTAATCAGGCTCGTGAAGAATTCATCCAGAACCAGCAGGCCcaaccccctccacctccaatTCAGGCACCTCTCATCGTGCCTCTCAGCCACCCGAAGACTGAGGAGGATATGCCGAgtgtgaaggaggagggagCTGATGAGGAAGCCCGGTTGCTTGGAGGTCAAATCACTGCTGATCTGCAGAGTACGCCTTTGAGCCACCACGACGGAAAGGTACGAGGGCCAGGCTGGAGCctgaagaggagcagagggaaagTTGGGAAGtctggaggaggaaggaaaggagaaggagggtcggattctgattcagattcagattcggGCTCGTCATCATCTGAGCGATCAGGCAGCAGTGATGACAGtggagagagtgaggaagagacagaaggag caGGCATGAAGCTGTGTGACGTAGATGATAATAGTCTACTCTCTATGACTCCGTCCCAGGATGGCATTCCTCCTCCTGATCCTCTCAGAGTGGACTGGCCCAAG gACCGCGTGTTGATCAACCGGctggacagtttgtgtaatctGGTTCTGACCAGTCAGTGGCCTTCAGGGCGGCGCTACGTTCCTGAAGCTCAGCTGAACCCAAGCTCAGAACTAGTGGGAGACGAGATGGCCTACACAAGGGTGATCCGTAAACCCAGCGCTACGCCTGGTGGTCCAGGGGCAGAAGGAGACGATGGAGAGTTCACTGTGAAGCTACTCAAG GAGGAGGGGCTGAAACTGACCTTCTCTAAACAGGCTCTGATGCCAAATGGGTCTGCAGGAGAGAGCAGCAGCCGCAAGAGGCGCAAAGACCAAGAG TTATCCGACCCAGATGGACTCCATGATCCACTGGAAAGAACTCCTCGGCGCAGGGACCCTCCCACCTGGCTGAAGGAGAACCCAGATTATGAGGTGGAGGGAGACATGCTGGAG CTTCTTGTAAACAGgagcaagaggaagaggaggaggagggcagatAAAGCCCTGACAGGCAGTGAGAAGGTCAAAGTCATAAACATGAGGACAGGAAAGAAG GTCGGAGCTGCTTTCTGTCCGATGCTGCAAGACCTGAGGGAATATCTGGAGGAGAATCCTGATAGTGCTGTAGCACCAGATTGGGCTGAAACTGTTCGAAAATCT GGCTTCCTGCCCGAGACCCTCTTCCACCGCCTGCTGACTGAGCACTCAGAGATCCCGAAGAAAAGCAGGCGTcgccatcaccatcaccaccaccatcaccacacTCCTGATCCCATCCCCGAAGACCCCAACCTGGACGGAGTCGAGGAGGAGACTCTGGTCTCAGACGGAGCATACATGATGGATGAAGAGGACCTGGAGAGCTCCCATCACTTCCTCACCAGTCCGGACTTTGACGTTAAAATGGAGGGCGGCGACAGCCTTTCCCAAGGTGACTATGACAGCTCGGATCAAGAGGCGCTATTGGACGATGTCATCATAGCACAGAAGGACTCTGACTCCTCATCAAGCTCAGAGGATTGA